A window of Cellulomonas wangleii genomic DNA:
ACCGGTTCGGCGCCGCGGCGCACGTGCTCGCGCAGTACCTGTCGCACGACGTGGTGCTCGCCGTCTCGCAGTACACCCGGGACCTGGTGATCACCGAGGCCGCCGCCATCGACGCCCGGCACGGCACCCGGTTCGCCGACGAGTGCCGTGAGCGCGTCAACGTCTCCTACCCGGCGATCGACGTCGGCACCTACCTGGCGCGCGACGAGGACGAGACCGACCGGGCGCTCGCCGCGCGCGGGCTCACGCGCGACGGGTACGTGCTGTTCCTGTCCCGCCTCGCGCACGCCAAGGGCGTCGACGACCTCATCGACGGCTACGTGCGCTCGGGAGCACCGGCCGCGGGTCGGCGGCTGGTCATCGCGGGCAACGGCCCCCAGGCGGCCGAGCTGCGGGCCCACGCCGCGCGCACCCCGGTGGCCGACCTCATCACCTTCCTCGACGACGTCCCCGACGACGAGAAGGGCCACCTCATGGCCGGCTGCACGGCGTTCGTGCTGCCGTCCAAGCCGCGCCCGGAGTTCGTCGAGACGTTCGGGATCGCGCTGGTCGAGAAGATGCTGTCCGGCGGTGGCCCGGTGATCACGACCGTGACCGGCGGGATCGGCGAGGCCGTGGGCGACACCGCGATCATCGTCCCGGTGGACGACCCCGACGCCATCGCCGCCGCGATCGACGACGTGCTGGCGATGGACCGCGCGGAGCGGGCCGCCTGCGCCGAGCGGGCGCGGGAGTACGCGCTGCGGTTCGACCGCGGGGTGGTGCTCGACCGGATCCTCGATCGGGTCACCGCGGTGAGCTGGGCGCCGGTCCCGGCCTGAGGGGCCGCGCCCGGACGGACGTACGCACGTCGCCGGAAGACCCGGGCGTGTCGCATGCCGGATATGTCAGGCTTCCTGCGGTCCTGTGTGAGCGACGAGCCGGCCGGTTCGATCCCGCGACCACCTGTCCCGGAGGTCTGCCGTGCTGTCGCGTCATCGTGCCGTCGTCGTCCCGTCCCTCGTCGCACTGCTGTGCGCCCTGCCCGCGTGCAGCTCCGCGCCCGCGGACGTCGCAGCGAGCCCGTCCGCGACGGCCGCGGCGACCCCGACCCCAGAGGAGGCCGTCGGCGGGACGCTCACGAAGGACGACTTCGTCCGCACGATCACCGACGCGTTCACCGCTGTGGGCAGCTACGACTTCACGGTCGTCCTGGGCACGGACGGCTCGCTCGGTGAGGTGAGTGGCTCGATGCATCTGGGTGAGGTCCCCTCGTACGACATGACGATGGCGATGGTCGGCATGGAGATGCGGATGCGCGCCGTCGACGGCACGGGGTACGTCAGCCTCGGTGAGCTGACCGGCGGCAAGTTCCTCGCCGTCGACCCTTCGGACGCGTCGGACCCGTTCGCCGCGGCGTTCGCGGACTCGGTGAACCAGGCCGACCCGTCGATGGGTCTGAAGGAGCACGAGGCGGCGATCGTCAGCGTGACCGCCGTCGGCGAGCCGACGGACGTCGACGGCGTGCAGGTGCGGACGTACGAGGTGCTCGTCGACCCGCGGAAGATGCCCGAGCGGATGGCCGACCTGGAGAGCAGCCTGCCGCCCGGCCAGGAGATTCCCGAGACGCTCGCGTACACCTACCTGATCACCGCTGACGGCCTCGTCCGGGAGGTGTCGTACGAGATCCTCGGGATCGAGGGGCGGATGACCACGTCGAACTGGGGTGCTGCGGCGCCCGTCACGGCGCCCGGGCCCGACGAGATCACGACGCAGGAGGCGCTCGGCGGCTGAGCCGAGGGAGGGGGCGCGGC
This region includes:
- a CDS encoding glycosyltransferase; this translates as MDTTAARPDRRLVIVVRADPVICGHSGEARNLAEAALQRGFDEVRIVTWSVERLQEAGLPLKPLDGVTPYSPGIVVERPEPVGDYKVPDGRYLAGLTGRLVELFTDGVPTVAMSLYLSPHATAVADAVSVARRTGLPVNVVTVAEAVGSDVTNVVRACVEQDRFGAAAHVLAQYLSHDVVLAVSQYTRDLVITEAAAIDARHGTRFADECRERVNVSYPAIDVGTYLARDEDETDRALAARGLTRDGYVLFLSRLAHAKGVDDLIDGYVRSGAPAAGRRLVIAGNGPQAAELRAHAARTPVADLITFLDDVPDDEKGHLMAGCTAFVLPSKPRPEFVETFGIALVEKMLSGGGPVITTVTGGIGEAVGDTAIIVPVDDPDAIAAAIDDVLAMDRAERAACAERAREYALRFDRGVVLDRILDRVTAVSWAPVPA